The Haloplanus salinarum genome includes a region encoding these proteins:
- a CDS encoding DUF7524 family protein has translation MTPVLLVELNRGELHDVEAPAEFATAEPFSVELRNHGEAVHVHVRADDALSPVARIDADGNLFVERETTRSVPVGVSDVDESVTGTLEISTGYGAETRTVEVTVEPADDGGAVDVDETLSSPANAAESTDTTPLSRRLAGALPGRRALPVLLLGLVAVGVAAAVANAVDSQLVLVGAGVVVGAVLVALVVLFQ, from the coding sequence GTGACTCCGGTGTTGCTCGTCGAGTTGAACCGTGGGGAGCTTCACGACGTCGAGGCCCCCGCGGAGTTCGCGACCGCCGAGCCGTTCTCGGTCGAGCTCCGCAACCACGGTGAGGCCGTCCACGTCCACGTTCGCGCCGACGACGCCCTGTCGCCGGTCGCCCGCATCGACGCCGACGGCAATCTCTTCGTCGAGCGCGAGACCACCCGCTCGGTTCCCGTCGGCGTGAGCGACGTGGACGAGTCGGTCACGGGCACCCTCGAAATCTCCACCGGCTACGGCGCCGAGACACGCACCGTCGAGGTGACGGTCGAACCAGCCGACGACGGGGGGGCGGTCGACGTCGACGAGACGCTCTCCAGCCCCGCGAACGCGGCCGAGAGCACCGACACGACGCCACTGAGCCGGCGGCTCGCCGGGGCGCTCCCCGGACGACGGGCGCTGCCGGTCCTGCTGCTCGGCCTCGTCGCCGTGGGCGTCGCGGCGGCCGTCGCGAACGCCGTCGACAGCCAGCTGGTGCTCGTCGGTGCGGGCGTCGTCGTCGGCGCGGTACTCGTCGCCCTCGTCGTCCTCTTTCAGTGA
- a CDS encoding YqjF family protein, whose translation MVPLEMGWRHLLFENWPVDPAVVDAHVPDALTVDEHDGRAWLSVVPFTNVAVRPAGLPEWGGFRLPELNLRTYVTRDGEPGVYFFSLDAEGLLGVLGARLFQHLPYYYARVSLTGDGDDGVRFVSRRRHPGARPAVYAATYRPVGPGFEAREDPLARFLVERYRFYTEAPDGTLRYADIDHDPWTLYPATADVRTNTLFAANGFERPDATPTRYYSPGLDVTASPSKVWER comes from the coding sequence ATGGTCCCGCTGGAGATGGGCTGGCGACACCTGCTGTTCGAGAACTGGCCGGTCGACCCCGCCGTCGTCGACGCGCACGTTCCGGACGCGCTGACCGTCGACGAACACGACGGCCGCGCGTGGCTCTCGGTCGTCCCCTTCACCAACGTCGCGGTCCGCCCTGCGGGGCTGCCGGAGTGGGGTGGCTTCCGACTCCCGGAACTCAACTTGCGGACTTACGTCACCCGCGACGGCGAACCCGGCGTCTACTTCTTCAGCCTCGACGCCGAGGGACTGCTCGGCGTCCTCGGCGCGCGCCTCTTCCAGCACCTCCCGTACTACTACGCCCGGGTCTCGTTGACGGGCGACGGCGACGACGGGGTTCGGTTCGTCAGCCGGCGGCGCCATCCCGGCGCCCGCCCCGCGGTGTACGCGGCGACCTACCGCCCCGTCGGGCCGGGGTTCGAGGCGCGCGAGGATCCCCTCGCTCGCTTCCTCGTCGAGCGCTACCGCTTCTACACCGAGGCGCCGGACGGCACCCTCCGCTATGCCGACATCGACCACGACCCCTGGACGCTGTATCCCGCCACCGCCGACGTGCGGACGAACACGCTCTTTGCGGCCAACGGCTTCGAGCGACCGGACGCCACGCCGACGCGCTACTACAGTCCGGGGCTCGACGTGACCGCCTCGCCGAGCAAGGTCTGGGAGCGATGA
- a CDS encoding thiol-disulfide oxidoreductase DCC family protein codes for MSDDALPEDPVLLFDGVCNLCNGFVRFLAPRDTAGRIRYASLQSEAGQALLARAGLPEDPDTVVLVEGDRAYTKSAAVVRVAELLGWPYRLLRVARLLPRRLRDAGYDVVAANRYDWFGRRERCMVPDDDVRDRFLDDGV; via the coding sequence ATGAGCGACGACGCGCTCCCCGAGGACCCGGTCCTCCTGTTCGACGGCGTCTGCAACCTCTGTAACGGGTTCGTTCGGTTCCTGGCTCCCCGCGACACGGCGGGGCGCATCCGCTACGCGTCGCTCCAGTCCGAGGCGGGGCAGGCGTTGCTGGCGCGGGCGGGGCTCCCGGAGGATCCGGACACGGTGGTGCTCGTCGAGGGCGACCGGGCCTACACGAAGTCCGCCGCCGTCGTCCGGGTCGCGGAGTTGCTCGGGTGGCCCTACCGCCTCCTCCGGGTCGCCCGCCTCCTCCCCCGACGGCTCCGGGACGCCGGCTACGACGTCGTGGCCGCCAACCGGTACGACTGGTTCGGCCGCCGGGAGCGGTGTATGGTGCCGGACGACGACGTGCGCGACCGTTTCCTCGACGACGGAGTGTGA
- a CDS encoding CaiB/BaiF CoA transferase family protein — protein sequence MTSNDDADADRILDGITVVDLTTFVTGGFATLMLANQGAEVIKVERPEVGDDNRHSGPPFVEPDPDYDGPGRTADDNGESPYFWTINYDKLSVEFNLKTDSGLEALYDLVEEADVVVENFRPGTAERLDVGYDDLREVNEDIVYCSISAFGETGPWSSRPGYDLLVQGTSGIMSVTGPEDGDPVKVGLPQTDLITGMWAAFGIVGSLFRRELTGEGDRIEIGMHDAALPWLTKQAGKAFVGEQPERMGTKDPVLAPYQAYPTADGYLNVGCGNQKLWEELCAAIDRPDLAEDDRFASNPDRVANMDELETELSAVFRERPTDEWVDLLADEHGLPVGPVYDVPTALDNEQTEARDVIREVDHPALGTVPVIEHPLNYEHADAGFDGAPPLLGEDTEAILRGLGYDDAALTRLRDEGAIPGE from the coding sequence ATGACATCGAACGACGACGCGGACGCGGATCGCATCCTCGACGGCATCACCGTCGTGGATCTCACCACGTTCGTGACCGGCGGGTTCGCGACGCTGATGCTGGCGAACCAGGGCGCGGAGGTCATCAAGGTCGAACGGCCCGAGGTCGGCGACGACAACCGCCACTCCGGACCGCCCTTCGTCGAGCCGGACCCGGACTACGACGGCCCGGGGCGGACCGCCGACGACAACGGCGAGTCGCCTTACTTCTGGACGATCAACTACGACAAGCTGAGCGTCGAGTTCAACCTCAAGACCGACTCGGGGCTCGAAGCGCTGTACGACCTGGTCGAGGAGGCGGACGTGGTCGTCGAGAACTTCCGGCCGGGAACCGCAGAGCGCCTCGACGTCGGCTACGACGACCTCCGCGAGGTGAACGAGGATATCGTCTACTGTTCCATCTCCGCGTTCGGCGAGACGGGGCCGTGGAGCAGTCGCCCGGGGTACGATCTCCTGGTGCAGGGAACCAGCGGCATCATGAGCGTCACGGGACCGGAGGACGGCGACCCGGTGAAGGTCGGCCTGCCCCAGACCGACCTCATCACCGGCATGTGGGCGGCGTTCGGCATCGTCGGCTCGCTGTTCCGGCGGGAGCTCACGGGCGAGGGCGACCGGATCGAAATCGGGATGCACGACGCCGCGCTCCCGTGGCTCACCAAGCAGGCCGGCAAGGCGTTCGTCGGCGAGCAACCGGAGCGCATGGGGACGAAAGACCCCGTGCTCGCCCCCTACCAGGCGTACCCCACCGCCGACGGCTACCTCAACGTCGGCTGTGGCAACCAGAAGCTCTGGGAGGAGCTCTGTGCGGCTATCGACCGACCGGATCTGGCCGAGGACGACCGCTTCGCCAGCAACCCCGACCGCGTCGCCAACATGGACGAACTCGAAACCGAGCTGTCGGCGGTGTTCCGCGAACGGCCGACCGACGAGTGGGTCGACCTGCTGGCCGACGAACACGGCCTCCCCGTCGGCCCGGTCTACGACGTGCCGACCGCCCTCGACAACGAGCAGACCGAGGCCCGCGACGTGATTCGCGAGGTCGACCATCCCGCGCTCGGGACGGTTCCCGTGATCGAACACCCGCTCAACTACGAGCACGCCGACGCCGGCTTCGACGGCGCGCCGCCGCTCCTCGGCGAGGACACCGAGGCCATCCTCCGGGGACTCGGCTACGACGACGCCGCGTTGACGCGACTCCGGGACGAGGGCGCGATTCCGGGCGAGTAA
- a CDS encoding PAS domain S-box protein, translating into MTPSTERITVLHVDDDPAFADMATTFLEREDDRFDVETATGAEEGLSLLGSMDVDCIVSDYDMPGRNGLEFLDAVREDHPDLPFVLFTGKGSEEIASRAISAGVTDYLQKGGGTGRYAVLANRITNAVEQYRSQRELEASQQRLSLFIEQSPLGVLEYDSDFEIVRLNDAAEEILGYSESELRGETWEKIVASDSYESVDAVTSKLANGEGGYHSIDANVRKDGERIVCEWHNRVITDEEGEVVAVFSQFQDVTERRERRRRIEALHEATRELMAADSRQTVAERAVETARDVLGLQINSVYLYDGDADALVPAAVTDEAVELIGEPPVYDPGESLSWEAFRTGEVRVFEDVSTEPGRYNPDTAFGSEIILPLGDHGVMYVAATEAGAFDESDVTLARTLAANTQEALSRIERERTLRESRRRYRTLVEDFPDGAVFLFDEDLEVVLAGGAELDALGLAPETFVGRTVEGVFGTDVADVQASHYRAALDGEERMFEQSYHGEWYQTHIVPVDHLDTIEGMVVVRNVTERKEYVRRLETLISNLPGITYRCRNEPGWPMEDLRGEVEALTGYTAAELESDAVSWGDDVLHSGDRAEAWEVVQDALDDGDSFEVTYRIHAADGTVKWLWERGRAVPDADGEPAVLEGFITDVTERKEHEATLRAEREKIRRLLETSPVGIMIVDPDGSFRRANERAEEILGLSRSTITDRTYDDAAWSVVDADGEPMPASELPVRRVFETGEPVMNHEQGVDRPDGERRWISVNAAPLTTADGEVEAVVAAMMDVTDRREGEQALRRRTAELEATTSRLRAQYRRLFEEAPVMAVVTRLEEGTLIVEDCNRLFAETVGYDRTDVVGRELGSFYTPDSRRRHRTDDGYEPATVGELVRTDRKLRTADGDVVETLLRSVPRRDADVTGTLTFYIDVSERRELEREKERLDEFASIVSHDLRTPLNVARGQAELAREVCEAGRDNLDSVIRAHERMESLIDDLLALARSGMGIDEVEPVALDDLVRECWTTVETGAAELVVATDLTIRADRSRLRQLLENLVRNAVEHGSTTDPDAGTDAETGVTVTIGALDDGFYVADDGLGIPDAEREDVFDAGYSTVEDGTGFGLSIVEGVADAHGWDIRVVDGPDGGARFEITGVEIVE; encoded by the coding sequence ATGACCCCGAGTACGGAGCGAATCACCGTCCTCCACGTCGACGACGACCCGGCTTTCGCCGACATGGCTACGACCTTCCTCGAACGCGAGGACGACCGGTTCGACGTCGAGACGGCCACCGGCGCGGAGGAGGGACTGTCGCTGCTCGGGTCGATGGACGTCGACTGTATCGTCAGCGACTACGACATGCCGGGGCGGAACGGCCTCGAGTTCCTCGACGCCGTCCGCGAGGACCACCCGGATCTCCCCTTCGTCCTCTTCACCGGGAAAGGGAGCGAGGAGATCGCGAGCCGGGCCATCTCGGCGGGCGTCACCGACTACCTCCAGAAGGGCGGCGGCACGGGACGGTACGCCGTCCTCGCGAACCGCATCACCAACGCGGTCGAACAGTACCGCTCGCAGCGGGAACTCGAAGCCAGTCAACAGCGACTCTCCCTGTTCATCGAGCAGTCGCCGCTCGGCGTCCTGGAGTACGACAGCGACTTCGAGATCGTCCGCCTGAACGACGCCGCCGAGGAGATTCTCGGGTACTCCGAGTCGGAACTCCGCGGGGAGACGTGGGAGAAGATCGTCGCCAGCGACAGTTACGAGAGCGTCGATGCGGTCACGTCCAAGCTGGCGAACGGCGAAGGGGGCTATCACAGTATCGACGCGAACGTCCGCAAGGATGGCGAGCGGATCGTCTGTGAGTGGCACAACCGAGTCATCACGGACGAGGAGGGCGAGGTCGTCGCCGTCTTCTCGCAGTTTCAGGACGTCACCGAGCGCCGGGAGCGCCGGCGGCGGATCGAGGCGCTCCACGAGGCGACCCGCGAGTTGATGGCCGCCGATTCGCGTCAGACGGTCGCCGAGCGGGCGGTCGAGACGGCCCGCGACGTCCTCGGCCTGCAGATAAACAGCGTCTACCTCTACGACGGGGACGCCGACGCCCTCGTGCCTGCCGCGGTCACCGACGAGGCCGTCGAGTTGATCGGCGAGCCACCGGTCTACGACCCCGGCGAGAGCCTCTCGTGGGAGGCGTTTCGGACCGGCGAGGTCCGCGTGTTCGAGGACGTCAGCACCGAACCCGGTCGCTACAACCCCGACACGGCGTTCGGCTCGGAGATCATCCTGCCCCTGGGCGACCACGGCGTGATGTACGTCGCGGCGACCGAGGCCGGGGCCTTCGACGAGTCCGACGTCACGCTCGCGCGGACGCTCGCCGCCAACACGCAGGAGGCCCTCTCCCGGATCGAACGCGAGCGGACGCTCCGCGAGAGCCGTCGCCGCTACCGGACGCTCGTCGAGGACTTCCCCGACGGCGCCGTCTTCCTCTTCGACGAGGATCTGGAGGTCGTCCTCGCCGGCGGCGCCGAACTCGACGCCCTCGGGCTGGCCCCCGAGACGTTCGTCGGCCGGACCGTCGAGGGCGTCTTCGGCACCGACGTCGCCGACGTGCAGGCTTCCCACTACCGTGCGGCCCTCGACGGCGAGGAGCGGATGTTCGAGCAGTCCTATCACGGGGAGTGGTACCAAACACACATCGTCCCCGTCGACCACCTCGATACGATCGAGGGCATGGTCGTCGTGCGGAACGTGACCGAACGCAAGGAGTACGTCCGGCGCCTGGAGACGCTGATCAGCAACCTCCCGGGGATAACGTATCGCTGTCGGAACGAACCGGGGTGGCCGATGGAGGATCTCCGAGGGGAGGTCGAGGCGCTCACCGGCTACACCGCCGCAGAACTGGAGTCCGACGCCGTGAGTTGGGGCGACGACGTCCTCCACTCCGGAGACCGAGCGGAGGCCTGGGAGGTCGTGCAGGACGCCCTCGACGACGGCGACTCCTTCGAGGTCACCTACCGCATCCACGCGGCGGACGGCACGGTCAAGTGGCTCTGGGAGCGCGGCCGAGCCGTCCCCGACGCCGACGGCGAGCCGGCCGTCCTGGAGGGGTTCATCACCGACGTCACCGAGCGCAAGGAGCACGAGGCGACGCTCCGTGCCGAGCGCGAGAAGATCCGGCGACTGTTAGAGACCAGCCCTGTCGGCATCATGATCGTCGACCCCGACGGCTCGTTCCGACGGGCGAACGAACGCGCCGAGGAGATCCTCGGCCTCTCGCGGTCGACGATCACCGACCGCACCTACGACGACGCGGCGTGGAGCGTCGTCGACGCCGACGGCGAGCCCATGCCCGCGTCGGAGCTCCCGGTCAGGCGTGTCTTCGAAACCGGCGAGCCCGTGATGAACCACGAACAGGGAGTCGACCGCCCGGATGGGGAACGTCGGTGGATCTCGGTCAACGCCGCACCCCTGACCACGGCCGACGGCGAGGTCGAGGCCGTCGTCGCCGCGATGATGGACGTCACCGACCGACGCGAGGGGGAGCAGGCCCTCCGCCGCCGGACCGCGGAACTGGAGGCGACGACGAGCCGACTCCGGGCGCAGTACCGCCGCCTCTTCGAGGAGGCGCCGGTCATGGCCGTCGTCACCCGCCTCGAGGAGGGCACGCTGATCGTCGAGGACTGCAACCGCCTGTTCGCCGAGACGGTCGGTTACGACCGGACGGACGTCGTCGGCCGCGAACTCGGGTCCTTTTACACCCCCGACTCACGCCGTCGACACCGGACGGATGACGGCTACGAACCCGCGACCGTCGGCGAACTCGTCCGCACCGACCGAAAGCTCCGCACGGCCGACGGCGACGTCGTCGAGACGCTCCTCCGGTCGGTCCCTCGTCGGGACGCGGACGTGACCGGCACGCTCACCTTCTACATCGACGTCAGCGAGCGACGGGAACTGGAACGCGAGAAGGAGCGACTGGACGAGTTCGCGAGCATCGTCTCACACGACCTCCGCACCCCGCTCAACGTCGCCCGCGGGCAGGCCGAACTGGCACGGGAGGTCTGCGAAGCGGGCCGCGACAACCTCGATTCGGTGATCCGTGCCCACGAGCGCATGGAGTCGCTGATCGACGACCTGCTCGCGCTCGCCCGGAGCGGGATGGGGATCGACGAAGTGGAACCGGTCGCCCTCGACGACCTGGTCCGGGAGTGCTGGACCACCGTCGAGACGGGTGCAGCCGAACTCGTCGTCGCCACCGACCTGACGATCCGCGCCGACCGGAGTCGCCTCCGACAGCTGCTGGAGAACCTCGTTCGGAACGCAGTGGAGCATGGCTCCACGACCGACCCGGACGCCGGGACCGACGCGGAGACCGGCGTGACGGTCACTATCGGGGCGCTCGACGACGGCTTCTACGTCGCCGACGACGGCCTCGGCATCCCCGACGCCGAGCGCGAGGACGTTTTCGACGCCGGCTACTCCACCGTCGAGGACGGCACCGGGTTCGGCCTCAGCATCGTCGAGGGGGTCGCCGACGCCCACGGGTGGGATATCCGCGTGGTCGACGGTCCCGACGGCGGCGCGCGCTTCGAGATCACCGGCGTCGAGATCGTCGAGTAG
- a CDS encoding DUF5518 domain-containing protein codes for MTDWTAVLWGFVAGIVAGLLAFFVPIIGHIGAGLVAGGVAGYLAGGGLGSGAWHGLLAGALDGIVIVLLIVPLATLVGGIGAGPLGGLVGGLGVLTVGLVIAFVVALDSAIGGAIGALVS; via the coding sequence ATGACGGATTGGACCGCGGTCCTCTGGGGGTTCGTTGCCGGAATCGTCGCCGGCCTCCTGGCCTTCTTCGTCCCGATCATCGGGCACATCGGCGCGGGGCTCGTCGCCGGCGGCGTCGCCGGCTATCTCGCCGGCGGCGGCCTCGGCTCCGGTGCGTGGCACGGCCTGCTCGCCGGCGCCCTCGACGGCATCGTCATCGTCCTCCTGATCGTCCCCCTCGCCACCCTCGTCGGCGGCATCGGGGCCGGACCACTCGGTGGCCTCGTCGGCGGGCTCGGCGTCCTGACCGTCGGACTCGTCATCGCGTTCGTCGTCGCGCTCGACAGCGCCATCGGCGGCGCCATCGGCGCGCTGGTTTCGTAA
- a CDS encoding helix-turn-helix domain-containing protein, whose amino-acid sequence MTDIKAVVRVEHPDIVLTETVTHDRSSKVTSVSEAGTDPTSGRFFYHIESSDFCRFEDGLRHDSTIGEFERVIETRDDEAIYSFEYTDDAKVLSPVISAANGVILDMENDGRAWVLTVWMPDRSDLVPLWEYAQQHDVDIDLLRVNEYASLGTTDAGLTDSQREALLVALETGYFEEPRDVTLGEVAADLDISQPAASGLLRRGIKRLVISSLVDDGDSPSA is encoded by the coding sequence ATGACCGATATCAAAGCGGTCGTCCGAGTCGAGCATCCCGATATCGTCCTCACGGAGACAGTCACTCACGATCGAAGTTCGAAGGTCACGTCGGTGTCGGAGGCGGGAACCGACCCGACGTCGGGGAGATTCTTCTATCACATAGAATCATCCGATTTCTGCCGGTTCGAAGACGGATTACGGCACGACAGTACTATTGGCGAATTCGAACGAGTCATCGAAACCAGGGACGACGAGGCGATCTATAGCTTCGAGTATACCGACGACGCGAAGGTTCTCTCACCGGTCATCTCGGCTGCGAACGGTGTCATCCTCGACATGGAAAACGACGGACGCGCTTGGGTCCTAACGGTGTGGATGCCCGACCGATCCGATCTGGTTCCCCTCTGGGAGTATGCACAACAGCATGACGTCGATATCGATCTACTGCGTGTGAACGAATACGCTAGTTTGGGAACGACCGACGCCGGATTGACCGATAGCCAACGCGAAGCACTCCTCGTGGCACTCGAAACGGGATATTTCGAAGAACCACGGGACGTAACCCTCGGCGAGGTCGCCGCTGATCTGGATATCTCACAACCTGCAGCCAGTGGTCTCCTTCGGCGTGGAATCAAGCGACTCGTCATCTCGTCTCTGGTGGACGACGGTGACTCTCCGTCGGCGTGA
- a CDS encoding transcription initiation factor IIB family protein has product MYRARDRVDNEEWVARLTRAADGLDLDTEARSNAVDLFLSNVPDEERSKPAVAAASLYAGALIAGEERSQGSVAAAMDVTRLSVQTRWKELLADSGFRPPEW; this is encoded by the coding sequence ATGTATCGCGCGCGGGACCGCGTGGACAACGAGGAGTGGGTGGCCCGACTGACGCGGGCGGCCGACGGGCTGGACCTCGACACCGAGGCGCGGTCCAACGCGGTCGATCTCTTCCTCTCGAACGTCCCCGACGAGGAGCGCTCGAAGCCCGCCGTCGCGGCCGCCAGCCTCTACGCCGGCGCATTGATCGCCGGCGAGGAGCGCTCGCAGGGATCGGTCGCGGCGGCGATGGACGTGACGCGACTGAGCGTTCAGACGCGGTGGAAGGAGTTGCTTGCCGACTCGGGGTTTCGTCCTCCGGAGTGGTGA
- a CDS encoding phosphopantetheine adenylyltransferase, producing the protein MQVALGGTFDPVHDGHRALFDRAFELGDVTVGLTSDALAAETRKVPRRVRPFEDRRADVDAELDALAAAYDHTYRIRRLEEPTGIATEPGFDAIVVSPETRSGAERINEIREARGLAPLRIEVVDHVPAEDGERISSTRIVRGEIDRHGNLTPERTPETD; encoded by the coding sequence ATGCAGGTCGCGCTTGGCGGGACGTTCGACCCGGTGCACGACGGACACCGTGCCCTGTTCGACCGTGCGTTCGAACTCGGCGACGTCACTGTCGGCCTCACGAGCGACGCCCTCGCCGCCGAGACGCGGAAGGTCCCCCGGCGCGTGCGCCCCTTCGAGGACCGGCGTGCGGACGTCGACGCCGAACTCGACGCCCTCGCCGCGGCGTACGACCACACCTACCGGATCCGACGCCTCGAGGAACCCACCGGCATCGCCACCGAACCGGGATTCGACGCCATCGTCGTCTCGCCGGAGACCCGGAGCGGCGCCGAGCGCATCAACGAGATCAGGGAGGCCCGCGGGCTCGCCCCACTCCGGATCGAAGTGGTCGATCACGTCCCCGCCGAGGACGGCGAGCGCATCTCCTCGACGCGAATCGTCCGCGGCGAGATCGACCGCCACGGCAACCTCACGCCCGAGCGCACCCCCGAGACCGACTGA
- a CDS encoding winged helix-turn-helix domain-containing protein translates to MSEENGSERLDADAEATDDDVSPRERLEAEADRAVTEFDEGVVDLLAWILDTETRARIYVYLRQHPGSTSDEVADGTGLYPSTVREALAQLHEEGTVERHKRESAGAGNNPYEYEAIAPSTLVQGAVGQVQEQLNAVFNLERGSDGESNDAGDADPVRITVEDADE, encoded by the coding sequence ATGTCAGAAGAGAACGGCTCCGAACGGCTCGACGCGGACGCGGAGGCGACCGACGACGACGTGTCGCCTCGCGAGCGCCTGGAGGCCGAGGCGGACCGCGCGGTCACGGAGTTCGACGAGGGCGTCGTCGACCTGCTGGCGTGGATCCTCGACACGGAGACGCGCGCGCGGATCTACGTCTACCTCAGGCAGCATCCCGGATCGACGAGCGACGAAGTCGCGGATGGGACCGGTCTCTACCCGAGTACGGTCCGGGAGGCCCTGGCACAGCTCCACGAGGAGGGGACCGTCGAGCGCCACAAGCGCGAGAGCGCGGGCGCCGGCAACAACCCCTACGAGTACGAGGCCATCGCGCCGAGCACGCTCGTCCAGGGGGCCGTCGGCCAGGTGCAAGAGCAGTTGAACGCCGTGTTCAACCTGGAGCGAGGATCGGACGGGGAGTCGAACGACGCCGGCGACGCCGACCCCGTCCGAATCACCGTCGAGGACGCCGACGAGTAA
- a CDS encoding glutamate--cysteine ligase, translating to MDLGSRDAFERMGTLGIEEEFYIVDEAGRPTAGIDDLVYGSDPPEPLVDRLDHELFQFTIETQTPLIERPDDAADALGTVRTALVDHAADHGYRIAAAGLHPTAKWRELDHATKERYRAQLDRIQYPQHRNTTAGLHVHVGVDDADKATWIANRLRWYLPPILALSANSPFWNGFDTGLASARAKVFENLPNTGIPTAFEDFEAYRRFERRMVETGSINDRGELWYDVRPHTGHGTVEVRTPDAQADPDRVLAIAEYVHALVLDLADRYDDGETLPSLRREFLDENKWRAMRYGHDADFVERSGEDTVSLDAFVDRECDRLGVDGLHDLLDAPSGAASQRRLNREEGPEALRESLLLA from the coding sequence ATGGATCTCGGCTCGCGGGACGCGTTCGAGCGGATGGGCACGCTCGGCATCGAAGAGGAGTTCTACATCGTCGACGAGGCGGGGCGACCGACCGCCGGCATCGACGACCTGGTCTACGGGAGCGACCCGCCCGAACCCCTCGTCGACCGCCTCGATCACGAGTTGTTCCAGTTCACCATCGAGACCCAGACGCCGCTGATCGAGCGACCGGACGACGCGGCCGACGCGCTGGGGACGGTCCGGACGGCGCTGGTCGACCACGCCGCCGACCACGGCTACCGGATCGCCGCGGCCGGCCTCCACCCGACGGCGAAGTGGCGCGAACTCGATCACGCCACCAAGGAGCGGTACCGCGCCCAACTCGACCGCATCCAGTACCCACAGCACCGCAACACGACCGCGGGCCTCCACGTCCACGTCGGCGTCGACGACGCGGACAAGGCGACCTGGATCGCCAACCGCCTCCGGTGGTACCTGCCACCCATCCTCGCGCTGTCGGCGAACTCGCCGTTCTGGAACGGCTTCGACACCGGACTGGCCTCGGCCCGGGCGAAGGTGTTCGAGAACCTCCCGAACACGGGCATCCCCACCGCGTTCGAGGATTTCGAGGCCTACCGGCGGTTCGAGCGGCGGATGGTCGAGACGGGGTCGATCAACGACCGCGGCGAACTCTGGTACGACGTGCGTCCGCACACGGGCCACGGCACCGTGGAGGTGCGGACACCCGACGCCCAGGCCGACCCGGATCGGGTCCTCGCCATCGCCGAGTACGTCCACGCGCTGGTCCTCGACCTAGCCGACCGGTACGACGACGGGGAGACGCTCCCCTCGCTCCGCCGCGAGTTCCTCGACGAGAACAAGTGGCGCGCCATGCGCTACGGCCACGACGCCGACTTCGTCGAACGCTCGGGCGAGGACACCGTCTCGCTCGACGCGTTCGTCGACCGGGAGTGCGACCGCCTCGGCGTCGACGGCCTCCACGACCTGCTCGACGCGCCCAGCGGCGCGGCCAGCCAGCGCCGCCTCAACCGCGAGGAGGGGCCCGAGGCGCTCCGTGAGTCCCTGTTGCTCGCCTGA
- a CDS encoding PadR family transcriptional regulator — translation MHDLTGFQRDLLYVIAGLDEPHGLAIKEELEDYYESEIHHGRLYPNLDTLVEKGLIDKGQRDRRTNYYTLTRRGRRELEARREWEDQYVADLIEEATPA, via the coding sequence ATGCACGACTTGACCGGTTTCCAGCGAGATCTCCTGTACGTGATCGCCGGACTCGACGAACCACACGGACTCGCGATCAAAGAGGAACTCGAGGATTACTACGAGAGCGAGATTCACCACGGCCGACTGTATCCGAATCTCGACACGCTCGTCGAGAAGGGACTCATCGACAAGGGCCAGCGGGACCGCCGCACCAACTACTATACGCTGACGCGCCGGGGGCGCCGGGAACTCGAGGCACGCCGCGAGTGGGAGGACCAGTACGTCGCCGACCTGATCGAAGAGGCGACGCCGGCCTAA